Proteins from one Leptospira wolffii serovar Khorat str. Khorat-H2 genomic window:
- a CDS encoding periplasmic-type flagellar collar protein FlbB: protein MASLTDKARAVYLVLLIFFLVLIGFFAFDYFQIINASEIFPFLSKEPGLVNPDSESPSELEKLEFRKEMERLAKDRDEITQKEEELKKEKERLEAELEKIEELKRGLVSKENELKSSESEKNSRGKLVKVMAEKVANMPPDNAVQMLINWPDKDIIDVFIQMDKDAEQDGRQTITTYLLTLFPADRRATITNKWLSRSDVIKAPESSPESEEL from the coding sequence ATGGCAAGTTTAACCGACAAAGCGAGAGCGGTATATTTAGTTCTTCTTATTTTCTTCCTAGTTCTTATCGGATTCTTCGCATTCGACTATTTTCAGATCATCAACGCCTCCGAGATTTTTCCCTTCTTAAGTAAGGAACCAGGGTTAGTAAACCCCGACTCGGAATCTCCCTCCGAACTGGAAAAACTAGAGTTCCGCAAGGAAATGGAACGCCTGGCGAAGGACAGAGACGAGATCACCCAAAAAGAAGAGGAACTGAAAAAGGAAAAGGAGCGCCTGGAAGCGGAGCTGGAAAAGATCGAGGAATTGAAACGAGGACTGGTCTCCAAGGAAAACGAACTCAAATCCTCCGAATCGGAAAAAAATAGCAGAGGCAAACTCGTAAAAGTCATGGCGGAAAAGGTGGCGAATATGCCTCCGGACAATGCCGTGCAAATGCTCATCAATTGGCCGGACAAGGATATAATAGACGTTTTCATCCAGATGGACAAGGATGCGGAGCAGGACGGAAGACAGACCATCACAACTTACCTTCTCACTCTTTTTCCTGCGGATAGGAGAGCCACGATTACCAATAAATGGCTTTCCCGCTCAGACGTAATTAAGGCACCGGAATCCAGTCCGGAATCGGAAGAACTATAA
- the fliJ gene encoding flagellar export protein FliJ codes for MKKFRFRLEPILRLKKIQEDKKLKELSELVAEVNRRQSEIDGNESKIQNLSATSLTGTADLREYSYLQTYVRQLLTRNGELQTEIRSFDEPVEKKRAEVSEARKEKKVIELLKENRFREYMHSYRKTERIQAEEQFLAELYREQREEIHGDDRSKRDPKIFTYDTGSVERTGTEDAGLSELRKLYERYKK; via the coding sequence GTGAAGAAGTTCCGATTCAGACTAGAGCCTATTCTTCGATTGAAGAAGATACAGGAAGATAAAAAATTGAAGGAACTCTCGGAACTAGTCGCCGAGGTGAATCGCAGACAATCCGAGATAGACGGAAACGAGTCCAAGATCCAGAATCTTTCCGCCACCTCTTTGACGGGAACTGCGGACCTCAGAGAATATTCTTACCTTCAAACATACGTTAGGCAACTTCTCACCCGAAACGGAGAACTCCAAACGGAGATCCGTTCCTTCGACGAGCCCGTGGAAAAGAAAAGGGCGGAAGTATCGGAAGCCCGCAAAGAGAAGAAGGTGATAGAACTCCTAAAGGAGAACCGGTTCCGGGAATACATGCATTCATATCGTAAAACGGAGAGAATCCAGGCAGAGGAGCAATTCTTAGCGGAACTCTACAGGGAACAAAGGGAGGAAATTCATGGGGATGATAGATCTAAGCGGGATCCGAAAATATTTACCTACGATACGGGAAGCGTCGAACGCACAGGTACGGAAGATGCGGGACTTTCTGAGCTCAGAAAACTTTACGAGCGTTATAAAAAGTGA
- a CDS encoding FliI/YscN family ATPase — protein MIEKKFHEKVDVISKYFLILDRTETIRKSGRVVRVSGNVIYSEGPPDSKIGEIMEVQKAGTEGYLQCEIVGFENHVYTLMPLGPVEGVYPDAFVFSSGRSLNVPVGKELLGRVLNGVGRPIDKKGLIITSEEKSPDGEIINPLDRPIIRDVLLTGVRAIDGILTVGRGQRLGIFSGSGVGKSSLLGMISRFTNADVNVIALVGERGREVNEFIERDLGKEGLARSVVFAATSDAPKMEQVNCALLATSVAEYFREQGLHVNLMMDSLTRFAHANREISVSNHEPPITRGFSSSVFTKLARLVERSGTSKSGGSITGFYTILTDTDEMEDPIADAVRGYIDGHIILSRKIAERNHYPAIDIPASLSRVMQSIVDEDQFMRAGMIRELLSTYNSVEELILLNAYVRGSDPKVDLAIRKKDKIDSFLRQRLQERSTFPQTISGLRDILKEEREEEEF, from the coding sequence ATGATCGAAAAGAAATTCCACGAGAAAGTCGACGTCATATCCAAGTATTTTCTGATTCTGGATCGGACAGAAACCATCCGTAAGTCCGGGCGTGTCGTTCGGGTTTCCGGAAACGTAATCTATTCGGAAGGACCTCCGGACTCCAAAATCGGCGAGATCATGGAGGTCCAAAAAGCGGGCACGGAAGGCTACCTGCAATGTGAGATCGTAGGTTTCGAAAATCACGTATACACCCTCATGCCTCTGGGCCCCGTCGAAGGGGTATATCCGGATGCGTTCGTATTCTCCTCGGGAAGAAGTTTGAATGTTCCCGTCGGGAAGGAACTCCTCGGCCGGGTATTAAACGGCGTGGGGAGACCCATCGATAAGAAAGGACTCATCATCACCTCCGAGGAAAAATCCCCGGACGGAGAAATCATCAACCCCTTGGATCGCCCTATCATACGGGACGTACTACTCACGGGAGTCAGAGCCATAGACGGAATTCTAACCGTAGGCCGGGGCCAAAGATTAGGTATCTTCTCCGGATCCGGAGTCGGTAAATCCAGCTTACTTGGTATGATTTCCCGATTCACAAATGCGGATGTAAACGTTATCGCTCTCGTGGGAGAACGTGGACGCGAGGTAAACGAATTCATCGAAAGAGACTTAGGAAAAGAAGGGTTAGCCCGGTCCGTAGTATTCGCCGCCACCTCGGACGCTCCTAAAATGGAACAAGTAAACTGCGCCCTACTCGCCACTTCCGTCGCGGAATATTTTAGAGAGCAAGGACTTCATGTAAATCTAATGATGGATTCCTTGACTAGGTTCGCTCATGCAAACCGGGAAATCTCCGTCTCCAATCATGAGCCTCCGATTACCCGAGGATTCAGCTCTTCCGTATTCACCAAATTGGCCAGACTCGTGGAAAGATCCGGGACTTCCAAATCGGGCGGAAGTATAACAGGATTTTATACTATTCTTACCGACACGGACGAAATGGAAGATCCGATCGCGGATGCGGTCAGAGGTTATATAGACGGCCATATCATTCTTTCCAGGAAGATAGCCGAAAGAAATCATTATCCCGCAATCGATATCCCCGCCTCCCTCTCCAGGGTCATGCAATCCATAGTGGACGAGGACCAATTTATGAGAGCCGGGATGATCCGGGAACTTTTATCCACATATAATTCCGTAGAGGAGTTGATTCTCTTGAATGCGTATGTGAGAGGATCCGATCCCAAGGTCGATCTCGCCATCCGAAAAAAAGACAAGATAGACTCCTTTTTAAGGCAAAGGCTCCAAGAAAGAAGCACCTTTCCCCAGACTATCTCTGGACTCAGGGATATTCTGAAGGAAGAAAGAGAAGAAGAGGAATTTTAA
- the fliH gene encoding flagellar assembly protein FliH — protein MAKLVFKPIQIADMQDQVELQIPDKYKKFHRDEDAEEFEVDQEGNIIEQYQGPSIEEIEAELNRYKEETEENIKTMLEDSRRKAEEIEEEGRKKAFQMIQDSKEKIKLEEDTGKAKAEQILERAKMEAERMIKEAEIEHEAYLKGFEAGREVGFRKGQGEVRRLIDRLGTIVGKAIDIRAELIQASEKQMVEMILIIARKIIKDEIIERKEIVLNNIREALKRIKDRDRVDIRVNFADLEITTAHKDELIKLMESLRKVNIYEDSRVDRGGVIIETDVGAIDARISTQLKEIEEAIRNAEPI, from the coding sequence ATGGCTAAACTCGTCTTCAAACCCATCCAAATCGCCGACATGCAGGATCAGGTCGAGCTGCAGATTCCGGATAAGTACAAGAAGTTCCATAGGGACGAAGACGCCGAAGAATTCGAAGTAGACCAGGAAGGAAATATCATCGAGCAATACCAGGGCCCCTCCATCGAGGAGATAGAGGCCGAACTCAACCGTTATAAGGAAGAAACGGAAGAGAATATCAAGACCATGCTCGAAGACTCCCGTCGCAAGGCGGAAGAGATCGAAGAGGAAGGCAGAAAGAAAGCCTTCCAGATGATCCAGGATTCCAAGGAAAAGATCAAACTCGAAGAGGACACCGGCAAGGCTAAGGCAGAGCAAATCTTGGAAAGAGCCAAGATGGAAGCCGAGAGGATGATTAAAGAGGCCGAGATAGAGCACGAGGCTTATTTAAAAGGATTCGAGGCCGGCCGAGAAGTAGGTTTCCGAAAAGGACAGGGAGAGGTGAGACGCCTCATAGACCGTTTGGGGACCATCGTAGGTAAAGCGATCGATATCCGTGCGGAACTCATCCAGGCTTCCGAGAAACAGATGGTGGAGATGATCCTAATCATCGCACGTAAGATCATCAAGGACGAGATCATCGAAAGAAAGGAAATCGTTCTGAATAATATCAGAGAAGCCTTGAAACGTATTAAGGACAGGGACAGAGTCGATATCCGAGTCAACTTTGCGGACTTGGAAATCACTACGGCCCACAAAGACGAACTCATCAAGCTTATGGAGTCCCTTCGGAAGGTCAATATCTACGAAGACTCCCGAGTCGACAGAGGCGGCGTCATCATCGAAACCGATGTGGGCGCCATCGACGCGAGAATATCCACCCAGCTCAAAGAAATCGAAGAAGCGATTCGAAATGCGGAGCCGATTTAA
- a CDS encoding FliG C-terminal domain-containing protein, protein MEILSGKKNRAGQLLRILGEHLPPEVFRHLGPKDTSKLLESFHRTGKLEAKQERELLGSFLQGLSSLPKEGIDGDTLALIQELESILKEDMVSEPDWLGELKNYKKTELSRIVAGENSDRIALVFCYADPETSARVLEEFPEETQEEILLSIKNLDLASAGLTDSLERFLRFKREVLKSPGTSSSPTQDRTGKRAAELLGKLDPQDSQKLFSRIREKSHSFAENINKHFFRMEDLMDLGRESLNRFLGEIHPIVTATAFKGTEPETKQVLLERLDPSLASSIRLEEDSMGPVSLAEIETAQNGILEIFKESVESGRIKFRRKN, encoded by the coding sequence ATGGAAATCCTGTCCGGAAAGAAAAACCGGGCGGGACAGCTCCTCCGAATTCTGGGGGAGCATCTTCCCCCGGAAGTGTTTCGCCATCTCGGTCCCAAGGACACGAGCAAACTACTGGAGAGTTTTCACAGGACCGGAAAACTCGAAGCCAAACAGGAAAGAGAACTTCTCGGATCTTTCCTGCAAGGACTCTCCTCCCTTCCCAAAGAAGGGATCGACGGAGACACCTTAGCTCTCATCCAAGAATTAGAGAGCATCCTAAAAGAAGATATGGTCTCCGAACCGGATTGGCTGGGAGAGCTAAAAAATTACAAGAAGACGGAACTCTCCCGGATCGTGGCCGGAGAGAATTCGGACAGAATCGCACTGGTTTTCTGCTACGCGGATCCCGAGACTTCGGCCCGTGTTTTGGAGGAATTCCCCGAAGAGACCCAAGAGGAGATCCTACTTTCCATTAAGAACCTGGACCTGGCATCTGCAGGTCTTACGGACTCCTTGGAACGTTTCTTAAGATTCAAAAGAGAAGTCTTAAAGTCGCCGGGGACCTCCTCTTCTCCCACACAGGACAGAACCGGCAAGAGAGCCGCGGAACTTTTGGGCAAATTGGACCCTCAAGATTCCCAGAAATTATTCTCCCGGATACGCGAAAAGAGCCATTCGTTTGCCGAAAATATTAATAAGCATTTCTTCCGGATGGAAGACCTAATGGATTTAGGAAGGGAATCGCTAAACAGGTTCCTGGGAGAAATTCATCCCATTGTCACGGCTACCGCCTTTAAGGGCACCGAACCGGAGACAAAGCAGGTCTTATTAGAAAGACTGGATCCGTCCCTGGCCTCCTCGATCCGATTGGAGGAGGATTCCATGGGCCCTGTCTCTCTTGCCGAGATAGAAACCGCCCAAAACGGAATCCTTGAAATCTTTAAGGAATCCGTAGAATCGGGAAGAATCAAGTTCCGGAGAAAGAACTAA
- the fliF gene encoding flagellar basal-body MS-ring/collar protein FliF, translating into MPEQLQKILNNIKEFFGSLDTTKKLILGGVALTVAIAIGLLATVSSQKNRIVLFQDLTAKDFAEVTKKLDSMGYSYSSGDTSVISVDPEQRQEIITKLAQENLIPAGVQGWELFNVEKFTETQFDKDIKKYRALKGAIEQSLMTLRSVEKAYVNIAIPEEELFSSNASPVKASVILHFIPGVEGISKKEVKGIVNLVSRAVPKLKPENVAVADADGKIISDFEEDLEKERLELRVVQEKLRIQEEQRIQRLIDVRNTLRWYLGGEDRVDITRFEYMLNWDKESYKDNQVSPVIERPDDPNTPYSELKIVDGYSLKVSSKETSEEFKGRGFTPDGPAGTEPNLPPGYKDTDYQKAEYNKKENINNYEFNRRVSEVQKQPWKIEKVNLSVVVDGQWTKKENAEGTGYDRTYSPVSDDDLRTIRKNLEAAVGIDKARGDQISVISMAKDRTAQFAAEDEELRKQKAIRQMVIASLVIVLFLILTILIYRAIKKEIARRRRLREEELAAMQQMMREAALRVMDDGSAEVELSLDEKLRRELLENAINLAREKPEEVAQLLRTWLSEEEAT; encoded by the coding sequence ATGCCCGAGCAGTTGCAAAAGATTCTGAACAATATCAAGGAATTCTTCGGTTCCTTGGATACTACAAAGAAACTGATTCTAGGAGGAGTCGCTCTTACGGTAGCAATCGCCATAGGATTACTCGCCACGGTTTCCTCCCAAAAAAACCGAATCGTTCTCTTCCAAGATCTAACCGCTAAGGATTTTGCGGAGGTCACAAAGAAACTGGACTCCATGGGCTATTCTTATAGCTCGGGAGACACCAGTGTGATCAGCGTGGATCCGGAACAAAGGCAGGAAATCATCACGAAACTTGCCCAGGAGAACCTGATCCCCGCGGGAGTCCAGGGCTGGGAACTCTTCAACGTGGAGAAATTCACCGAGACCCAGTTCGATAAGGACATCAAGAAATACCGAGCCCTAAAGGGAGCCATCGAGCAATCCTTGATGACTCTCCGCTCGGTGGAAAAGGCCTACGTAAACATCGCCATTCCCGAAGAGGAACTCTTCAGTTCCAACGCCTCCCCGGTCAAGGCTTCGGTCATCTTACATTTCATTCCGGGCGTGGAAGGAATCTCTAAGAAGGAAGTCAAAGGTATCGTAAACTTGGTTTCCAGAGCCGTTCCTAAATTAAAGCCGGAGAATGTTGCGGTCGCCGACGCTGACGGTAAAATCATCTCCGATTTCGAAGAAGATCTCGAAAAGGAAAGATTGGAACTTCGTGTCGTCCAAGAAAAATTGCGGATCCAAGAAGAACAAAGGATCCAAAGACTCATCGACGTTCGCAACACCCTTCGCTGGTATCTGGGCGGAGAAGACAGAGTGGACATCACCCGCTTCGAATATATGTTAAATTGGGACAAGGAATCCTATAAGGACAACCAAGTATCTCCTGTTATAGAAAGACCGGACGATCCGAACACTCCTTACTCCGAATTAAAAATCGTGGACGGATACAGCCTGAAAGTTTCCTCCAAAGAAACCAGCGAAGAATTCAAAGGGAGAGGATTCACTCCTGACGGACCTGCGGGAACCGAACCGAACCTTCCTCCCGGGTATAAAGATACCGATTACCAAAAAGCAGAGTACAACAAAAAAGAGAATATCAATAACTACGAATTCAACAGAAGAGTCAGCGAAGTCCAAAAACAACCCTGGAAAATCGAGAAAGTAAATCTCTCGGTAGTCGTGGACGGGCAATGGACAAAAAAAGAAAACGCGGAAGGAACCGGGTACGATAGAACCTATAGCCCTGTTTCCGACGACGACCTAAGAACCATTCGTAAAAACTTGGAAGCCGCCGTAGGAATCGATAAGGCCAGAGGAGACCAGATCTCCGTAATCAGTATGGCTAAAGATCGCACGGCCCAATTCGCCGCTGAAGACGAAGAATTAAGAAAACAAAAAGCGATTCGCCAAATGGTTATCGCATCCCTCGTTATCGTGCTATTCCTAATTCTGACCATACTCATCTACAGAGCGATCAAGAAAGAGATCGCAAGACGCCGCAGACTCCGCGAAGAAGAACTCGCAGCGATGCAGCAGATGATGAGAGAAGCCGCCCTCCGAGTCATGGACGACGGAAGCGCGGAAGTGGAACTCTCTCTCGACGAAAAACTCAGAAGAGAACTTCTCGAAAACGCGATCAATCTTGCCAGGGAAAAACCGGAAGAAGTGGCACAACTTCTTCGCACCTGGCTCTCTGAAGAGGAAGCAACCTAA
- a CDS encoding TrmH family RNA methyltransferase, protein MESRREHADFIKLEEALEIGESLKSMLSPSKAAKIEEVVSFRTKYLTIVLEDIFQPYNASAPVRTSECLGLTELHVVENKSLYRPNEGIAMGAQKWIQIHKYQSPGSDNTRHCISGLKERGYRIVATSPHAGENSYELDALPLDKPAAILFGSEEFGLSANAMKEADLLLKLPMYGFTESYNISVTVAIVLSHLLLRVRKERTDWPLSEEEKVFLKNSYYKRSLHNGHLVESDLLLRIRSER, encoded by the coding sequence ATGGAAAGCCGACGAGAACATGCAGATTTCATAAAGCTAGAGGAGGCTTTAGAGATCGGAGAATCTCTAAAGAGCATGTTATCCCCTAGTAAGGCCGCGAAAATCGAGGAAGTGGTCTCCTTTCGCACGAAGTACTTAACAATTGTGTTGGAGGATATATTCCAACCTTATAATGCTAGTGCTCCGGTGCGTACTTCGGAATGCTTAGGTCTTACGGAACTTCACGTAGTGGAGAATAAAAGCCTCTATCGACCCAACGAAGGTATCGCAATGGGAGCCCAAAAATGGATCCAAATTCATAAATACCAAAGTCCGGGATCGGACAATACTAGACATTGTATAAGCGGTCTGAAGGAAAGGGGCTATAGAATCGTGGCGACTTCTCCTCACGCGGGAGAAAATTCCTACGAGTTGGACGCTCTTCCTTTGGACAAGCCCGCCGCAATCTTATTCGGATCCGAAGAGTTCGGACTTTCAGCTAACGCTATGAAAGAAGCCGATCTACTCCTAAAACTTCCTATGTACGGTTTCACGGAGAGTTATAATATTTCCGTCACGGTCGCAATCGTACTTTCACATTTACTTCTTCGAGTCCGAAAGGAAAGAACGGACTGGCCTCTCAGCGAGGAGGAAAAGGTATTTTTGAAGAATTCTTATTATAAACGATCTTTGCATAACGGGCATCTTGTGGAATCGGATCTGCTTCTGAGAATCCGATCGGAACGATAG
- a CDS encoding M23 family metallopeptidase, protein MKILRYASILSIFSCALHAGPKSHGALGSELDFLDFGRVTVAPFSYSASSSYHEEYGAYNLFDGDPKTYWYSSAEPKPEWIIVDFGSKRLMNAVEIIVPIFRGKRAVSEYEIQVLQQENWKTIFRNDRVDHINFHNLPPLDASILRLYFPKTEDKSLVLGGFKILLNGISLNSIPDRFTGYLYPVPDGLLPDKDYQLPGAPREYRNGIHKGLDIYYKKEKFGPPRRLTFQDGLVSPADGIVIRADLDYSPMTLADFQKYSALAQKNGVTYVEKDFGGRQVWIDHGNGIMSSFNHLSSIQKGIRVGSKVKAGEEIGKAGNSGLVGEAKGTDENIHLHYEIWVDGEYLGAGIPTNQMRKLLQYFFSKSNLN, encoded by the coding sequence ATGAAGATTCTACGTTACGCATCCATCCTATCCATATTTTCCTGCGCATTGCATGCGGGACCTAAAAGTCACGGAGCCCTAGGATCCGAACTGGATTTTCTGGATTTCGGGAGAGTTACCGTGGCTCCGTTTTCCTATTCCGCATCTTCTTCCTACCATGAAGAATACGGAGCCTATAATCTCTTCGACGGGGATCCTAAGACATATTGGTATTCCTCCGCGGAACCAAAGCCCGAGTGGATCATAGTGGATTTCGGATCCAAACGTCTGATGAACGCCGTGGAGATCATCGTGCCTATCTTCCGGGGTAAAAGAGCCGTAAGCGAATATGAAATACAAGTACTACAACAGGAAAATTGGAAAACGATCTTTAGAAACGATCGGGTAGATCATATCAATTTCCATAATCTTCCCCCTCTGGATGCCTCCATTCTCAGATTGTATTTTCCTAAAACGGAGGATAAAAGCCTGGTCCTAGGAGGATTTAAGATTCTTTTGAACGGGATCTCCTTAAACTCCATTCCAGATCGTTTTACCGGTTATCTCTATCCCGTCCCAGACGGACTTTTGCCTGATAAGGATTACCAATTACCGGGGGCACCCAGAGAATACAGGAACGGAATCCACAAAGGGCTGGATATCTATTACAAAAAAGAAAAGTTCGGCCCTCCCAGAAGATTAACTTTCCAGGACGGACTCGTTTCTCCCGCAGACGGAATCGTGATCCGGGCTGACCTGGACTATTCTCCTATGACTCTGGCCGATTTCCAAAAGTATTCGGCGCTCGCCCAAAAGAACGGAGTCACTTACGTGGAAAAGGATTTCGGAGGGAGACAGGTTTGGATCGACCATGGAAACGGAATCATGTCGTCCTTTAACCATCTTTCTTCTATCCAGAAAGGAATCCGAGTCGGATCCAAGGTCAAGGCAGGAGAAGAAATCGGCAAAGCGGGAAATTCCGGACTCGTAGGAGAAGCAAAAGGGACCGACGAAAATATACATCTACACTATGAGATCTGGGTGGACGGAGAATATCTGGGTGCCGGGATTCCCACGAACCAGATGAGAAAACTCCTCCAATATTTCTTTTCCAAATCGAACCTAAACTAA
- a CDS encoding N-acetylneuraminate synthase family protein, with protein sequence MSFSKSFRIGNRWEIGPESRPFLIAEIGLNHNADAEIGKRTIQAAKKAGADAVKFQSYKTSDFLDTKNPKAKVLVDIFQQYELSESLHKTFQKAAEEEGLFFFSTPLDSGSVDLLVSLGVKALKIASGDVVNRQLLSKCASTGLPLLLSSGAAEGFEVVRALEFLEALSVKDLLLFHCVSLYPTPPEKANLQTIPYYRSIFEGPVGFSDHTSGALAGALAISLGASALEKHFTLDKSLPGPDHGISVDPKEFEEYAKNARLAFEMRGERRKIVQPQEASGRYFGRRALYLSEKKEPIALRPDLSQEDPMYLDSWKIPEAEAILKKGDSAPKPGEAFRS encoded by the coding sequence ATGTCTTTTTCAAAAAGTTTTCGTATCGGGAATCGCTGGGAAATCGGTCCCGAGTCCCGACCCTTCCTTATCGCCGAAATCGGATTGAATCATAACGCGGATGCCGAGATCGGAAAAAGAACCATACAGGCAGCCAAAAAAGCCGGAGCAGACGCGGTTAAATTCCAATCCTACAAAACTTCCGATTTCCTGGACACGAAGAACCCTAAGGCCAAGGTCCTGGTGGATATCTTCCAACAATACGAACTCTCCGAAAGCTTGCACAAAACCTTCCAGAAAGCTGCGGAAGAAGAAGGTCTCTTTTTCTTTTCCACTCCTTTGGATAGCGGAAGCGTGGATCTGCTCGTCTCTCTGGGAGTCAAGGCCCTGAAGATCGCGAGCGGAGATGTCGTGAATCGACAATTACTTTCCAAATGCGCGTCCACAGGTCTCCCACTCCTTCTTTCCAGCGGAGCTGCGGAAGGATTCGAAGTCGTTCGAGCGTTGGAATTCTTGGAAGCCTTATCGGTAAAGGACCTATTGCTTTTTCATTGCGTCTCCTTATATCCGACTCCTCCCGAAAAAGCGAATCTGCAAACGATCCCCTACTATCGATCCATCTTCGAGGGGCCGGTAGGATTTTCCGATCATACTTCGGGAGCCCTGGCGGGGGCTCTTGCTATAAGTCTGGGTGCAAGTGCATTAGAAAAACATTTTACTCTGGATAAGTCCCTTCCCGGGCCCGATCATGGGATCTCCGTGGATCCTAAAGAATTCGAAGAATATGCCAAGAACGCTAGGCTCGCCTTCGAAATGCGGGGAGAAAGAAGAAAGATCGTCCAACCACAAGAAGCCTCCGGACGGTATTTCGGCAGAAGAGCGCTTTACTTAAGCGAGAAGAAGGAACCGATCGCTCTTAGACCGGATTTAAGCCAAGAAGATCCTATGTATCTAGACTCCTGGAAAATCCCGGAAGCGGAGGCCATTTTGAAAAAAGGCGATTCGGCTCCCAAACCGGGCGAGGCGTTCCGTTCCTAA